The following proteins come from a genomic window of Liolophura sinensis isolate JHLJ2023 chromosome 13, CUHK_Ljap_v2, whole genome shotgun sequence:
- the LOC135481062 gene encoding interferon-induced protein 44-like isoform X1, producing the protein MGNFAGKTPDPPAPILINCWRNIDWNTLDALKKNVLGYSTGKDKVPFANIAMFGRVGAGKSSFFNTIDSICKGRFAARFETGESTGSVTKWFRKTRFGGNNGPAFYICDTMGTEENQGLDVTDFPYILDGHLSDKFQFPHCGVTEESSGFVRSPTLGQKMHCLCYIMDSSKVAMISHDARAKIAQIKDLASARNIRFVILLTKIDLLCPEVARDTKNAYQSRAVRKIVEQVSSLTGTPIGFIYLLKNYASEKDLDPAMDALALTALQQMLCFCDDILEELDDE; encoded by the exons ATCCTCCTGCACCCATATTGATAAACTGCTGGCGAAATATAGACTGGAATACCCT AGACGCACTAAAGAAGAATGTCCTGGGATATTCTACTGGGAAGGACAAAGTTCCATTCGCGAATATCGCCATGTTTGGTCGAGTCGGTGCTGGGAAGTCCAGTTTTTTCAATACCATTGACTCCATTTGTAAAGGGAGGTTTGCGGCACGCTTTGAAACTGGCGAAAGTACAGGCAGCGTAACGAAATGG TTCCGAAAAACACGTTTTGGCGGCAATAATGGCCCTGCATTCTACATATGCGATACAATGGGAACGGAAGAGAACCAAGGTCTTGACGTAACAGATTTCCCTTACATCCTGGACGGTCACCTCTCGGACAAATTCCAG TTCCCCCATTGTGGTGTCACAGAAGAGTCGTCAGGCTTTGTACGGTCCCCAACGCTCGGTCAGAAGATGCACTGCCTGTGTTATATCATGGACTCTAGCAAAGTTGCCATGATCTCTCATGACGCCAGGGCGAAAATTGCACAGATCAAGGATCTTGCTAGTGCCAGAA ACATCCGCTTTGTCATTCTGCTGACCAAAATTGACCTGTTATGCCCGGAAGTAGCCCGGGACACGAAGAACGCTTACCAGAGTCGCGCCGTGCGTAAGATTGTAGAACAGGTCAGCTCTCTGACCGGCACCCCCATCGGCTTTATCTACCTACTCAAGAATTATGCAAGTGAGAAAGATCTTGACCCCGCCATGGACGCGTTGGCTCTGACAGCGCTTCAGCAGATGTTATGTTTCTGTGACGACATCCTGGAAGAGTTAGATGACGAATAA
- the LOC135481062 gene encoding interferon-induced protein 44-like isoform X2: MGNFADPPAPILINCWRNIDWNTLDALKKNVLGYSTGKDKVPFANIAMFGRVGAGKSSFFNTIDSICKGRFAARFETGESTGSVTKWFRKTRFGGNNGPAFYICDTMGTEENQGLDVTDFPYILDGHLSDKFQFPHCGVTEESSGFVRSPTLGQKMHCLCYIMDSSKVAMISHDARAKIAQIKDLASARNIRFVILLTKIDLLCPEVARDTKNAYQSRAVRKIVEQVSSLTGTPIGFIYLLKNYASEKDLDPAMDALALTALQQMLCFCDDILEELDDE, from the exons ATCCTCCTGCACCCATATTGATAAACTGCTGGCGAAATATAGACTGGAATACCCT AGACGCACTAAAGAAGAATGTCCTGGGATATTCTACTGGGAAGGACAAAGTTCCATTCGCGAATATCGCCATGTTTGGTCGAGTCGGTGCTGGGAAGTCCAGTTTTTTCAATACCATTGACTCCATTTGTAAAGGGAGGTTTGCGGCACGCTTTGAAACTGGCGAAAGTACAGGCAGCGTAACGAAATGG TTCCGAAAAACACGTTTTGGCGGCAATAATGGCCCTGCATTCTACATATGCGATACAATGGGAACGGAAGAGAACCAAGGTCTTGACGTAACAGATTTCCCTTACATCCTGGACGGTCACCTCTCGGACAAATTCCAG TTCCCCCATTGTGGTGTCACAGAAGAGTCGTCAGGCTTTGTACGGTCCCCAACGCTCGGTCAGAAGATGCACTGCCTGTGTTATATCATGGACTCTAGCAAAGTTGCCATGATCTCTCATGACGCCAGGGCGAAAATTGCACAGATCAAGGATCTTGCTAGTGCCAGAA ACATCCGCTTTGTCATTCTGCTGACCAAAATTGACCTGTTATGCCCGGAAGTAGCCCGGGACACGAAGAACGCTTACCAGAGTCGCGCCGTGCGTAAGATTGTAGAACAGGTCAGCTCTCTGACCGGCACCCCCATCGGCTTTATCTACCTACTCAAGAATTATGCAAGTGAGAAAGATCTTGACCCCGCCATGGACGCGTTGGCTCTGACAGCGCTTCAGCAGATGTTATGTTTCTGTGACGACATCCTGGAAGAGTTAGATGACGAATAA